One segment of Clostridia bacterium DNA contains the following:
- a CDS encoding branched-chain amino acid ABC transporter permease, whose product LKYTTIGRAMRAMADNSALAWVSGVDVDRVVTWTWILGGGLAAVGGVLYGMIRPIDPNMGWFLLLPMFAAIILGGIGNAYGAAVGGVLIGIIQEASVIVLPAEYRLAVGFLAMIAVLLTYPRGLFGERSLT is encoded by the coding sequence TGCTGAAGTACACCACGATCGGCCGCGCGATGCGCGCGATGGCCGACAACTCCGCGCTCGCGTGGGTGTCGGGGGTCGACGTCGACCGCGTCGTCACGTGGACGTGGATCCTCGGCGGCGGCCTCGCGGCCGTGGGCGGGGTGCTCTACGGCATGATCCGGCCGATCGACCCGAACATGGGCTGGTTCCTTCTCCTGCCGATGTTCGCCGCGATCATCCTGGGAGGCATCGGCAACGCCTACGGCGCCGCGGTGGGCGGCGTCCTGATCGGCATCATCCAGGAAGCGTCCGTCATCGTCCTGCCGGCGGAGTACCGGCTGGCCGTCGGCTTCCTCGCCATGATCGCCGTGCTGCTCACGTACCCGCGCGGGCTCTTCGGGGAGCGATCCCTCACATGA